GGCAGGCCACTCCTTCCTGCTGCGGGCCCGGGCCGAGCCCGTGGGCGGGGCCGCGGGACCGGACGGCGGTTCCGCGGCCACCGGGTAGCCGTCGGAGGTCCCCGTGCGGGCGGCGCACGTCCGCTGCACCGTCACAGGAGCGAAGGCGGAGGCAGCGGGTACACGTGAGTCATGAGCGACACGGCGATGGACCCCCGGGCACCGGCACTGCCGAAACCGCGGGGCAGGCTCTCCGAGGCGGTCATCGGACGTCTCAGGCAGGGAACGCCGCTTCCCGCGTCCCCGGTCCCGGCCGGGTGCGACCCGTACGGCGGCGATCTTCAGCTCGCCCTGTACCTCTGCTACGAGCTCCACTACCGGGGCTTCGCCGGAGTCGACCCCGGCCTGGAGTGGGAGCCGGAGCTGCTCCGCGTGCGGCGGGACCTGGAGGACCGCTTCCTGGCCGCCCTGCGGAGCGACGCAACCCGCCACGAGGGCGTGGACGAGGCGGTCACGGCACTGCTGGCCGAGCCGGCCCACGGTGTGTCGGTATCGCACTACCTGCGGCGGGAGGGAGAGCTGTGGCAGCTGAGGGAACTCGCGGCCCAGCGGTCCCTGTACCACCTCAAGGAGGCCGACCCGCACGCCTGGGTGCTGCCGAGGCTCTGGGGCAGGGCCAAGGCGGGGATGGCCGCGGTGGAGTTCGACGAGTACGGCGGCGGCCGGGCGGACCGGATCCACGCCCGGCTCTTCGCCGACCTCATGGCGGACCTGGGGCTGGACCCGGCGTACGGGCGCTATCTCGACCAGGCGCCCGCCCCGATGCTGGCGGCGGTGAACCTGATGACGCTCTTCGGGCTGCACCGCGCGCTCCGCGGCTGCCTGGTCGGCCACTTCGCGACCGTCGAGATCACCTCCTCGCCCGCGTCGCGGCGGATGGCCGAGGCGATGCGCCGCACCGGGGCGGGGCCCGCGGCCGCGTACTTCTACGACGAGCACGTCGAGGCCGATGCCGTCCACGAGCAGGTCGTGCGGCGCGAGGTCATGGCGGGGCTCCTGGAGGAGGAGCCGGACCTGGCCGCCGACGTCGCCTTCGGTGTCGACGCGACGGTCCATCTGGACGAGCGGCTGGAGCGGCATCTGCTCGCCGCCTGGCGGGAGGGGAGGACCTCGCTCGAGGGCGCAGGCCTCGCCGACCTGACCGATCCCGGCCCCGTAGGAGACCTGACCGAACCCGGGCCAGGAGGACGGGGGAGGGGGCGAGGATGATTGGTCTGATAGAGCAGGGTATGTGCTCTATGTGATGCTCATCGCCCTTCCGGGTGTGTACGCCCCGCAGGAGGACACGGCCCTCCTCGCCGGGGCACTGCGCCGCGAGGCACTGCCGCCGAGGGCGAGGGTCCTCGACATGGGCACCGGGACCGGCGTCCTGGCGGTGGCCGCGGCGCGGCGGGGCGCCCGGGTCACCGCGGTGGACATCTCCAGGCCCGCGGTGTGGACGGCGCGGCTCAACGCCCTGCTCGCCCGCACCCGGGTCCGGGTGCTGCGCGGCGATCTGGCCGGCCCCGTCGAAGGCAGCACCTTCGATCTCGTCGTCGCCAATCCCCCGTACGTGCCCAGTCCCCGCCCACCTGGCCGGGGCGCTGCTCGGGCCTGGGACGCCGGACACGACGGACGGCTGGTCCTGGACCGGATCTGCGGCGAGGTGCCCCGGCTGCTCAGGCCCGGCGGGGTGCTGCTCCTCGTGCACTCGGCGCTGAGCGGTGAGCGCTCCACGCTGGCCCGGTTGCGGTCGGCGGGGCTGACGGCCGAGGTCACGGTGCGGCGCCGGGTGGCCCTGGGACCCGTGCTGCGGTCGAGGCGGTCATGGCTGTGCGGCCGGGGCCTGCTGCCCCCGGGCGGTCAGAACGAGGAACTGGTGGTCATCCGTGCCGAACGCACGCAGTGAGAAGCCGCGCCGTGTCACCGTGCGGACCGACGGGCCCGTGCTGGTAGAGGGGCCGGTCGAGGTCGTCCTGGAGGACGGCACCGTCGTCTCCTCGGACCGCTTCTGCGTCGCCCTGTGCACCTGCCGGAGAAGCCTCCGCTTTCCCTGGTGCGACACCAGCCACCGGCGGCGCACCCGCGGCTGAGCGGGGCGGGGCGCTCGCTGCCGGGCGGGTGCGAGCCGGACGCCGGGCCGGACGCCGGGCCTGCGGCCTCAGGCCGCCGTGCGGCACACCACGTCCCGGCCGTCCGGCCCGCACTCCTCCGCCGGCCGGCCCCGGGCGGGGCCGACCAGCGCCCGAAGCTCCTGCTCGCCGAGCCCGCCCCACACACCGAACCGCTCACGGGTCTCCAGGGCGTGGCGGAGGCAGGCCGCTCGCACCGGACAACCGCCGCACACCCGCTTGGCCTTCTCCTCCCGTTCGTGCCGCGCCTTGCCCCGCTCGTCGGCCGGGTGGAAGAACAGACTGCTGTCGGTACCCCGGCACGCGGCGCGCAGTTGCCACTCCCAGTGGTGGGGCGCGGCGCCGGGCAGGCGCGACACATCCGTCATCGGACGTCCTTTCCCTCGCTGTCGTGCCCGGGTACCCCGCGTTCCCCGCGCCAAGCGGAACGCCGGGCGGCGTGCGGGCGTGCGGCGCGCCGCGCGGGTCGGAGCCCGGGCCGGCTTGGCCCCCCCGGGACCGCCGTCCGTGGCGCACCGGCGCCCGGGTGGGCGCCGCGGCGTACGGGGTGCGACTGGTCCCCGATCGTGGCGCGGCTCGTCCCCGATCGTGGCGCGGTACGGGGTGCGACTCGTTCCCGGGCGCGGCGCGGTGGACGGTGCCGCCCGTCCCCGGGCGCGCCGCGGAGCAACCGGCCGCGGGACGGCCCGGGTCAGCCCTCCAGCAGGACGACTTCCAGCGTGCGGGGCCCGTGGACGCCCTCCACCCGGTCCAGCTCGATGTCGCTGGTCGCCGACGGCCCGCTGATCCAGGTCAGCGGCCGCGTCGGGTCCAGCCGCTCCAGGGCCTGCGGCACCGAGTCCACGACCTGTCCGGGGACCCGCACCACGCAGATGTGGTGATCCGGCACCAGGGTGATCCGGCGGCGCCCCTGCCCCGGGCCGCCGTCGAGCACGACCGTCCCGGTCTCCGCGACGGCGACCGCGCAACCCGTCAGCACGCTGTCCACGGCGTCCAGTTCGGCGGGCGTCGCCCTCGGATCGTCGGGGCACAGCCGGACGCCCGCCGCGACGGCCGCGGCGGGCCACCGCTCCGGCAGCCCTTCCGGCACCAGGAGCGTGCGGGCGCCCCGGGCCGCCAGCAGCCCGGCGACCAGTGCGGGCAGCCCGGCGGCGGACACCCGGTGCACCAGCGCCCGGTAGTCCGCGAGGTTCCGGGCCAGCAGGCCGGCGGCCGCGGCCGGGGTGCGCTCCCCGTACCCCCGGAGACGTTCCCCGGCGACCGGCACGTCCTCCGGCCGCTCCTCGCGGGGTACGTCCGCCAGCGCCCGCCGCACCCGGCCGAGCACCGTCTCCCTGTCGCTCACCCCGGCCTCCCCTGGCCGCGCGTACGCGCCCACCAGTCGCGGAACGACTTCGCCGGCACCTCCGGGAGCGCCCGGGTGTCGGTCCAGGCCCTGCCCGGCCCGGGCAGACGCCGCGGATGGAGCCGGCGGGTACGGCAGGCGACGCGCTGGGCCGTGCGCAGCGCCGCGGGGTGGTCCAGCGTCCAGCGTGCCGCGCGCATCGCCGCACGCTCCGCCGCATGCCCTCGCGCCGGGCGGATGACGGCCTTCCGGCCGCCGCGGGTCACGGCACCGCCCTCGGCGACCCGTTCCCGCAGATGGACCAGGACCTCGGGGATGTCGATGGCGACCGGACACACCTCGTAGCAGGCGCCGCACAGCGACGAGGCGAAGGGGAGCGAGGCGTCCAGCTCGCTGTCCGTGCCGCGCAGTTGAGGTGTGAGGATCGCTCCGATCGGGCCCGGGTAGGGCGATCCGTACGCGTGTCCGCCGGCCCGCTCGTACACCGGGCAGACGTTCAGGCACGCCGAGCAGCGGATGCAGCGCAGCGCCTGGCGTCCCACGGTGTCGGCGAGTGTGTCGGTGCGGCCGTTGTCGAGCAGGACCAGATGGAAGATGCGCGGGCCGTCGCCGTCGCCCGCCCTGGTTCGCGCCCCGGCCCCCGTCCCAGCCCCGGTTCCCGGCCCTGTTCCCGTCCCCGTCCCCGCCCCCATCCCTGTTCCCGTCCACATGCTGGTGTACG
The Streptomyces tirandamycinicus DNA segment above includes these coding regions:
- a CDS encoding CDGSH iron-sulfur domain-containing protein → MPNARSEKPRRVTVRTDGPVLVEGPVEVVLEDGTVVSSDRFCVALCTCRRSLRFPWCDTSHRRRTRG
- a CDS encoding HemK2/MTQ2 family protein methyltransferase, which translates into the protein MLIALPGVYAPQEDTALLAGALRREALPPRARVLDMGTGTGVLAVAAARRGARVTAVDISRPAVWTARLNALLARTRVRVLRGDLAGPVEGSTFDLVVANPPYVPSPRPPGRGAARAWDAGHDGRLVLDRICGEVPRLLRPGGVLLLVHSALSGERSTLARLRSAGLTAEVTVRRRVALGPVLRSRRSWLCGRGLLPPGGQNEELVVIRAERTQ
- a CDS encoding LutC/YkgG family protein, giving the protein MSDRETVLGRVRRALADVPREERPEDVPVAGERLRGYGERTPAAAAGLLARNLADYRALVHRVSAAGLPALVAGLLAARGARTLLVPEGLPERWPAAAVAAGVRLCPDDPRATPAELDAVDSVLTGCAVAVAETGTVVLDGGPGQGRRRITLVPDHHICVVRVPGQVVDSVPQALERLDPTRPLTWISGPSATSDIELDRVEGVHGPRTLEVVLLEG
- a CDS encoding WhiB family transcriptional regulator, translated to MTDVSRLPGAAPHHWEWQLRAACRGTDSSLFFHPADERGKARHEREEKAKRVCGGCPVRAACLRHALETRERFGVWGGLGEQELRALVGPARGRPAEECGPDGRDVVCRTAA
- a CDS encoding iron-containing redox enzyme family protein translates to MSDTAMDPRAPALPKPRGRLSEAVIGRLRQGTPLPASPVPAGCDPYGGDLQLALYLCYELHYRGFAGVDPGLEWEPELLRVRRDLEDRFLAALRSDATRHEGVDEAVTALLAEPAHGVSVSHYLRREGELWQLRELAAQRSLYHLKEADPHAWVLPRLWGRAKAGMAAVEFDEYGGGRADRIHARLFADLMADLGLDPAYGRYLDQAPAPMLAAVNLMTLFGLHRALRGCLVGHFATVEITSSPASRRMAEAMRRTGAGPAAAYFYDEHVEADAVHEQVVRREVMAGLLEEEPDLAADVAFGVDATVHLDERLERHLLAAWREGRTSLEGAGLADLTDPGPVGDLTEPGPGGRGRGRG